One region of Mesobacillus jeotgali genomic DNA includes:
- the rplQ gene encoding 50S ribosomal protein L17: protein MGYRKLGRTSAQRKAMLRDLTTDLIINERIETTETRAKELRSVVEKMITLGKRGDLHARRQAASWVRNEVANAETKQDAVQKLFADIAPRYAERQGGYTRIMKLGPRRGDGAPMVIIELV from the coding sequence ATGGGATACAGAAAGTTAGGACGCACAAGTGCCCAGCGTAAAGCAATGCTACGTGACTTAACAACTGATTTGATTATCAATGAGCGTATTGAAACTACTGAAACACGTGCGAAAGAGCTTCGTTCAGTTGTTGAGAAAATGATTACTCTTGGAAAGCGCGGAGACCTTCATGCTCGCCGTCAAGCAGCTTCTTGGGTTCGCAATGAAGTTGCTAACGCTGAAACAAAACAGGATGCAGTTCAAAAACTATTCGCTGACATCGCTCCACGTTATGCTGAGCGCCAAGGTGGATACACTCGTATTATGAAACTTGGACCACGCCGCGGTGACGGTGCGCCAATGGTCATTATCGAGTTAGTTTAA
- the rpsI gene encoding 30S ribosomal protein S9, with amino-acid sequence MAQVQYIGTGRRKSSVARVRLVPGTGKITINDREIEDYIPFAALREVVKQPLVATETVGSYDIHVNVNGGGYTGQAGAIRHGIARALLQADPEFRPTLKRAGLLTRDARMKERKKYGLKGARRAPQFSKR; translated from the coding sequence TTGGCACAGGTTCAATATATCGGTACCGGTCGTCGTAAGAGCTCCGTTGCGCGAGTTCGTTTAGTACCAGGCACTGGAAAAATTACAATCAACGATCGTGAAATTGAAGATTATATCCCATTCGCAGCTCTACGTGAAGTAGTTAAGCAGCCGCTTGTTGCTACTGAAACTGTAGGAAGCTACGATATCCACGTTAACGTAAATGGCGGTGGATACACTGGCCAGGCTGGCGCAATCCGCCACGGTATCGCTCGTGCGTTACTTCAAGCTGACCCAGAATTCCGTCCAACACTTAAGCGTGCAGGACTTCTTACTCGTGACGCTCGTATGAAAGAACGTAAGAAATACGGTCTTAAAGGCGCTCGTCGTGCACCTCAGTTCTCAAAGCGTTAA
- the truA gene encoding tRNA pseudouridine(38-40) synthase TruA — protein sequence MPRIKCTISYDGTGFSGYQVQPGKRTVQGELEKALEKLNKGTCIRVIASGRTDAGVHARGQVIHFDTKLEIEPSRWQIALNSLLPDDIAVSSVELAQPDFHARFDAIGKEYRYFLLLAKHRDPFQRNYAYQFPYELDYGAMRKAGRLLLGTHDFTSFCSAKTEVEDRVRTLREIDIYEENGLLVFRFTGDGFLYNMVRILVGTLLEVGTGRRDAGSMQELLENLDRTRAGKTAPGHGLYLWKVFYENKDPQFEN from the coding sequence ATGCCGCGAATTAAATGTACAATTTCATATGACGGTACCGGCTTTTCCGGCTATCAGGTGCAGCCGGGCAAAAGGACTGTCCAGGGAGAGCTGGAAAAGGCCCTGGAGAAGCTGAATAAGGGAACATGCATCAGGGTGATTGCATCGGGCCGTACTGATGCAGGAGTACATGCCCGCGGGCAGGTGATCCATTTTGATACAAAACTCGAAATTGAGCCATCCAGATGGCAAATTGCGCTCAATTCCCTGCTTCCTGATGATATTGCCGTCAGCTCAGTGGAGTTAGCACAGCCGGATTTCCATGCCCGATTCGATGCAATTGGCAAGGAGTATCGTTATTTCTTGCTGCTGGCAAAGCATCGGGATCCATTTCAGCGGAATTATGCCTACCAATTTCCATATGAACTAGATTATGGGGCAATGAGGAAAGCGGGCAGACTGCTGCTGGGTACTCATGATTTCACTAGTTTTTGCTCGGCTAAAACTGAGGTGGAAGACCGGGTGAGAACATTGCGGGAAATCGATATTTACGAAGAGAATGGCCTGCTTGTATTTCGGTTCACAGGAGATGGCTTCCTGTACAATATGGTAAGGATACTCGTCGGGACCTTGCTGGAAGTCGGCACAGGCAGAAGGGATGCCGGCAGCATGCAAGAGCTGCTCGAGAACCTGGATCGTACGCGGGCCGGCAAGACCGCTCCTGGACACGGACTTTACCTTTGGAAAGTCTTTTATGAAAATAAAGATCCTCAATTCGAAAATTAA
- the rpsK gene encoding 30S ribosomal protein S11 has protein sequence MARKTNTRKRRVKKNIESGVAHIRSTFNNTIVTITDVHGNALSWSSAGALGFKGSRKSTPFAAQMAAETAAKTSMEHGLKTLEVTVKGPGAGREAAIRALQAAGLEVTAIKDVTPVPHNGCRPPKRRRV, from the coding sequence ATGGCTCGTAAAACTAATACACGCAAACGCCGCGTCAAAAAGAATATTGAAAGTGGAGTTGCGCATATTCGTTCAACTTTCAACAATACTATCGTAACAATTACAGACGTACATGGTAATGCATTATCATGGTCTAGTGCAGGTGCGCTTGGTTTCAAGGGTTCACGTAAATCCACTCCATTCGCAGCACAAATGGCAGCAGAAACTGCAGCTAAGACTTCTATGGAACATGGTTTGAAAACTCTTGAGGTTACTGTTAAAGGACCAGGTGCTGGCCGTGAAGCAGCAATCCGTGCTCTTCAAGCAGCAGGTCTTGAAGTAACAGCGATCAAAGACGTTACTCCAGTTCCACATAACGGCTGCCGCCCGCCAAAACGTCGCCGTGTTTAA
- a CDS encoding endonuclease I family protein has product MILPSVEFYIESIENRTYYEAELDSGIRDKYYCNAVFTPEELSYLLIETHTSYLRYSPHEYVYPWVDLQENLQLKSLYSGRDLDPVKVIKEDLQQIEALQDAGMAANSKATFNTEHVVPQSWFDGNEPMRGDLHHLFACEPGCNSMRSNFPYHDFQGYEPDIQAQRIRTGCGMAEEGKFEPEYGKGIVARAVFYFALRYMNEVDITNRFDFRLLLRWHFVNPVTVYEKHRNFSIQELQGNRNPFIDFPEQAEKMLGL; this is encoded by the coding sequence ATGATCCTGCCATCAGTCGAGTTTTATATTGAAAGCATTGAGAATAGAACGTATTATGAGGCTGAACTGGACTCTGGAATCCGGGACAAGTATTACTGCAATGCAGTTTTTACACCTGAAGAACTTAGCTATCTGCTTATCGAAACCCATACGTCCTATTTGAGATATTCGCCACATGAATATGTATATCCATGGGTGGATCTGCAAGAGAACCTTCAGTTAAAGAGCTTATACTCTGGGCGGGATCTGGATCCGGTGAAGGTAATTAAAGAAGATTTGCAGCAGATAGAAGCTCTGCAAGATGCAGGCATGGCTGCCAATTCCAAGGCTACATTCAATACCGAACACGTTGTGCCCCAATCATGGTTCGATGGCAATGAGCCTATGCGAGGTGATCTTCATCATCTGTTCGCCTGTGAGCCAGGCTGCAACAGCATGAGGAGTAACTTCCCCTATCACGATTTCCAAGGTTATGAGCCAGATATTCAAGCCCAGAGAATCCGGACAGGCTGCGGTATGGCAGAGGAAGGGAAATTCGAGCCAGAATACGGAAAAGGAATTGTCGCCAGGGCTGTATTCTATTTTGCATTAAGATACATGAATGAAGTCGATATTACGAATCGTTTCGACTTTCGCTTGCTGCTGCGATGGCATTTTGTGAATCCAGTTACCGTTTACGAAAAGCATCGAAATTTCTCTATACAGGAACTGCAGGGAAACCGGAACCCTTTTATTGATTTTCCAGAGCAAGCTGAAAAAATGCTTGGACTATAA
- the rpsM gene encoding 30S ribosomal protein S13 encodes MARIAGVDIPREKRVVIALTYIYGIGRSTAEKVLAEAGVSEDTRVRDLTEEELNKIRDIIDKLKVEGDLRREISLNIKRLMEIGSFRGLRHRRGLPVRGQNTKNNARTRKGPRKTVANKKK; translated from the coding sequence ATGGCACGTATTGCTGGTGTAGACATTCCACGTGAAAAGCGTGTAGTTATTGCTTTAACATATATTTACGGAATTGGCAGATCAACTGCTGAGAAGGTTCTTGCTGAGGCTGGTGTTTCTGAAGACACTCGCGTTCGCGATCTTACTGAAGAGGAACTTAACAAAATCCGTGATATCATCGACAAGTTAAAGGTTGAAGGTGACCTTCGCCGTGAGATTTCTTTAAATATCAAGCGTCTAATGGAGATCGGTTCATTCCGTGGCTTGCGTCATCGTCGTGGATTGCCTGTTCGCGGACAAAACACGAAGAACAACGCACGTACTCGTAAAGGTCCTCGTAAGACTGTAGCTAACAAGAAAAAATAA
- a CDS encoding DNA-directed RNA polymerase subunit alpha, whose amino-acid sequence MIEIEKPKIETVEISDDAKYGKFVVEPLERGYGTTLGNSLRRILLSSLPGAAVTSIQIDGVLHEFSTIEGVVEDVTSIILNVKKLALKIYSDEEKTLEIDIQGEGPVTAGSITHDSDVEILNPDLHIATLSSKGSLRMRLHARRGRGYNPADQNKREDQPIGVIPIDSIYTPVSRVSYQVENTRVGQMTNYDKLVFDVWTDGSTGPKEAIALGSKILTEHLNIFVGLTDEAQNAEIMVEKEEDQKEKVLEMTIEELDLSVRSYNCLKRAGINTVQELAHKTEEDMMKVRNLGRKSLEEVKAKLEELGLGLRKDD is encoded by the coding sequence ATGATCGAAATAGAAAAACCAAAAATCGAAACGGTTGAGATCAGCGATGATGCCAAGTACGGCAAGTTTGTCGTAGAACCGCTTGAGCGTGGATATGGTACAACTTTGGGTAACTCCTTACGTCGTATCCTATTATCCTCACTCCCAGGTGCAGCTGTCACATCGATTCAAATCGATGGAGTACTTCATGAGTTCTCAACAATTGAAGGCGTCGTAGAAGATGTAACATCAATCATTTTGAACGTTAAGAAATTGGCGTTGAAAATCTACTCTGATGAAGAGAAGACACTTGAAATCGATATTCAGGGCGAGGGTCCAGTCACTGCGGGTTCAATCACGCATGACAGTGATGTTGAAATCCTGAATCCGGATCTTCATATCGCTACTCTTTCAAGCAAGGGTTCATTGCGTATGCGCCTGCATGCTAGAAGAGGACGCGGGTACAATCCTGCTGACCAAAACAAGCGTGAAGACCAGCCGATCGGTGTCATTCCAATCGACTCTATCTACACACCGGTATCACGAGTATCTTATCAAGTAGAAAACACACGCGTAGGGCAAATGACGAATTATGACAAGCTGGTATTTGACGTATGGACAGATGGCAGCACAGGTCCTAAGGAAGCTATTGCACTAGGTTCTAAAATCCTGACTGAGCACTTGAATATTTTTGTCGGCCTTACTGACGAAGCTCAAAATGCTGAGATCATGGTAGAGAAAGAAGAAGACCAAAAAGAAAAAGTCCTTGAAATGACTATTGAAGAACTTGATCTTTCTGTTCGTTCATATAACTGCTTAAAGCGTGCTGGTATCAACACTGTCCAGGAGCTTGCTCACAAGACAGAAGAAGATATGATGAAAGTGCGTAACCTTGGCAGAAAATCACTAGAAGAAGTAAAAGCAAAACTAGAAGAGCTAGGCTTAGGCCTACGCAAAGATGACTAG
- a CDS encoding energy-coupling factor ABC transporter ATP-binding protein, with the protein MSKPLVSIEGVTFSYEGQQTPALKNISFDIIEGEWLAIVGHNGSGKSTLAKLLNGLQFPQEGIINVCGTQLSEDTVWEIRKNVGMVFQNPDNQFVGTTVRDDVAFGLENHGVPRETMVERVQTSLDKVKMGTFLNQEPHHLSGGQKQRVAIAGVLALQPSIIILDEATSMLDPRGRAEVIETVRELKEREKITVISITHDLEEAAKADRIIVMNKGELYREGTPEEIFEMDEELVKLGLDIPFPVKMSKIIRQKGIGLTKTYLTEEELVTELWTSYSKM; encoded by the coding sequence ATGAGCAAACCACTTGTAAGTATAGAAGGCGTTACTTTCAGCTATGAAGGACAGCAGACGCCTGCTTTGAAAAATATCAGCTTTGATATTATAGAAGGAGAATGGCTGGCGATTGTCGGTCATAATGGTTCGGGCAAATCGACGCTGGCAAAATTATTGAATGGGCTTCAGTTTCCACAGGAAGGTATAATTAATGTATGCGGAACTCAATTGTCTGAAGATACAGTGTGGGAAATCAGAAAAAATGTAGGAATGGTTTTTCAAAATCCTGATAACCAGTTCGTGGGAACGACTGTAAGGGATGATGTGGCTTTTGGTCTGGAAAATCACGGAGTGCCTCGGGAAACGATGGTAGAGCGTGTACAGACTTCACTTGATAAAGTCAAAATGGGAACCTTTCTGAATCAAGAGCCGCACCATCTATCAGGCGGACAGAAACAGCGTGTCGCCATTGCGGGTGTGCTGGCTTTACAACCATCCATCATCATTTTGGATGAAGCGACATCCATGCTTGACCCACGCGGACGCGCTGAAGTAATAGAAACAGTACGAGAATTGAAAGAACGCGAGAAGATTACGGTAATATCGATTACTCATGACCTCGAGGAGGCTGCGAAAGCCGACAGAATCATTGTCATGAATAAGGGAGAGCTATACCGTGAAGGAACTCCCGAAGAGATTTTTGAGATGGATGAGGAGCTGGTTAAGCTGGGTCTGGATATTCCTTTCCCGGTAAAAATGAGCAAGATCATCCGTCAAAAAGGAATTGGACTTACCAAAACATATTTGACAGAAGAAGAGCTGGTGACGGAATTATGGACATCTTACTCAAAAATGTAG
- a CDS encoding YbaK family protein, whose amino-acid sequence MNVVTTFIDKRKQKQVKYERSMLRELSINILQNRVKQYFSSSRLTSNLIMNSGIEEACYDVAIEAYLLGAKFSRFGYYGENISAVKPRCEKEERHLIDTLYNFFLFWGKGEEGVGSEELYYLCEQYVDSWWREGFMKGEKKYKLRLH is encoded by the coding sequence TTGAACGTCGTAACGACATTTATAGATAAAAGAAAGCAAAAACAAGTGAAATATGAGCGATCAATGCTCCGTGAACTATCCATCAACATCCTGCAAAACAGGGTGAAACAATATTTCAGCTCGTCAAGGCTTACCTCAAACCTCATAATGAACTCGGGAATTGAAGAAGCCTGCTACGATGTAGCGATCGAAGCTTATCTGCTTGGCGCGAAATTCAGCCGTTTTGGCTATTACGGGGAAAACATATCAGCCGTGAAACCCCGCTGTGAAAAAGAAGAGCGCCATTTGATTGACACCTTATATAACTTTTTCCTGTTTTGGGGAAAGGGTGAAGAGGGTGTGGGATCAGAAGAGCTTTACTATCTGTGCGAACAATATGTCGACAGCTGGTGGAGAGAAGGGTTTATGAAGGGTGAAAAGAAATATAAGCTAAGACTCCATTAA
- a CDS encoding S8 family peptidase has translation MEQDVRVIPYKVIEESEEIKEVPQGVELIQAPKLWDRTKGKGVKVAVLDTGCESTHPDLKDRIIGGRNFTDDDRSNPDIYTDYNGHGTHVAGTIAAQENNDGVIGVAPEAGLLIVKVLNKAGSGKYEWIIKGIQYAIEQEVDIISMSLGGPADVPELHEAIKTAVAKNILVVCAAGNEGDGDDSTNEFAYPGAYNEVISVGAVNLERGSSDFTNSHNEIDVVAPGERITSTYLNGKYATLSGTSMAAPHVSGALALIKSYAEAQFERELSEPELYGQLIKRTVPLGNSPKLEGNGLVYLTVPEHLAEIFDQSFKTMAMDAI, from the coding sequence ATGGAGCAAGATGTTCGCGTTATACCTTACAAGGTGATCGAGGAGTCAGAGGAAATCAAAGAGGTGCCCCAAGGAGTCGAGTTGATTCAGGCACCGAAGCTTTGGGACAGAACCAAAGGGAAAGGCGTTAAAGTTGCTGTTCTTGACACAGGCTGCGAATCAACCCACCCTGATTTAAAGGACCGAATCATTGGCGGAAGGAATTTTACAGATGACGACCGCAGCAATCCTGATATCTACACAGATTATAACGGCCATGGAACACATGTTGCCGGTACAATCGCCGCCCAGGAAAATAATGATGGCGTGATTGGTGTTGCGCCCGAGGCTGGGCTATTGATCGTAAAAGTATTGAACAAGGCTGGCTCTGGAAAATACGAGTGGATCATCAAGGGCATTCAATATGCGATTGAACAAGAAGTGGATATCATCTCGATGTCACTCGGCGGACCCGCTGACGTTCCGGAATTACATGAGGCAATCAAAACCGCTGTTGCTAAAAATATTCTCGTCGTTTGCGCTGCCGGCAATGAAGGCGATGGGGATGACTCAACCAACGAGTTTGCCTATCCAGGTGCCTATAATGAAGTCATCAGTGTCGGTGCGGTAAACCTTGAACGAGGTTCTTCCGATTTTACAAACTCACATAATGAAATTGATGTCGTAGCTCCGGGTGAGCGAATTACTTCCACCTATCTAAACGGAAAATATGCAACCTTAAGCGGAACTTCAATGGCCGCACCGCACGTATCCGGTGCACTTGCATTGATTAAATCATACGCAGAAGCCCAGTTTGAACGGGAACTGTCAGAACCCGAATTATACGGTCAATTGATTAAGCGGACCGTACCGCTAGGCAATTCACCTAAGCTCGAAGGCAATGGACTTGTTTACCTTACTGTACCGGAGCATCTAGCAGAAATCTTTGACCAGAGCTTTAAAACCATGGCCATGGATGCTATATGA
- a CDS encoding energy-coupling factor ABC transporter ATP-binding protein, producing the protein MDILLKNVEYRYQADSPFERLAISDVSINIPSGTYLAVIGHTGSGKSTVLQHLNALLKPTKGSVLIGSREIKAGRKEKNLKGVREKVGIVFQFPEHQLFEETVEKDIMFGPMNFGVSEQEAKERARAALKLVGMPEDILEKSPFDLSGGQMRRVAIAGVLAMEPEVIVLDEPTAGLDPRGRKEIMDLFYTLHKKRNLSTVLVTHSMEDAARYADEIVVMHQGKVFTKGTPDQIFSDPKALLELGLDVPEVVGLQLKIEEAFQTKFSKISLSEEELAEIVAAFLKGGGPK; encoded by the coding sequence ATGGACATCTTACTCAAAAATGTAGAATATCGTTACCAGGCCGATTCCCCGTTCGAACGTCTTGCGATTTCTGATGTTTCAATTAATATCCCTTCAGGAACCTACCTTGCTGTCATTGGCCATACTGGTTCGGGAAAGTCTACTGTCCTTCAGCACTTGAATGCACTGTTGAAACCCACAAAAGGCTCAGTCCTGATCGGCAGCAGAGAAATCAAGGCGGGACGGAAAGAAAAGAACTTGAAGGGTGTCCGTGAAAAGGTGGGCATCGTTTTCCAATTTCCGGAGCATCAATTATTTGAAGAGACGGTTGAAAAGGATATCATGTTTGGCCCAATGAATTTCGGTGTTTCAGAACAGGAAGCAAAGGAACGTGCAAGGGCGGCTCTCAAACTCGTAGGCATGCCTGAGGACATTCTTGAAAAGTCGCCGTTCGACCTTTCCGGCGGCCAGATGAGGCGCGTGGCAATTGCCGGTGTGCTTGCAATGGAGCCAGAGGTCATCGTACTTGACGAGCCGACTGCGGGTTTGGACCCGCGTGGGCGGAAAGAAATTATGGACTTATTTTATACTCTTCATAAAAAAAGAAACCTATCCACTGTTCTTGTCACCCATAGTATGGAGGACGCAGCCAGATATGCGGACGAAATTGTTGTCATGCACCAGGGCAAGGTTTTTACAAAAGGGACACCCGATCAGATATTTTCCGATCCAAAAGCATTGCTGGAGCTTGGGCTTGATGTGCCGGAAGTAGTCGGCTTGCAGCTGAAAATAGAAGAAGCCTTCCAGACCAAATTCAGCAAGATCAGCCTCTCTGAAGAGGAGCTCGCCGAAATTGTCGCGGCGTTCCTGAAAGGGGGCGGTCCAAAATGA
- the rplM gene encoding 50S ribosomal protein L13, with translation MRTTFMANANNIERKWYVVDAAGKTLGRLSTEVAAILRGKHKPTFTPHVDTGDHVIIINASKIELTGKKLTDKIYYRHTMHPGGLKQRTALEMRTNYAEKMLELAIKGMLPKNSLGRQMFKKLHVYAGNEHPHQAQQPEVYELRG, from the coding sequence ATGCGTACAACGTTTATGGCTAATGCCAACAATATCGAGCGTAAATGGTACGTAGTTGATGCTGCAGGCAAGACTCTAGGTCGCCTTTCTACTGAAGTTGCAGCTATTCTGCGTGGTAAACATAAACCAACTTTCACACCACATGTTGACACTGGTGATCACGTAATCATCATCAACGCTTCAAAGATCGAACTTACTGGTAAGAAACTTACTGACAAAATCTACTACCGCCACACAATGCACCCAGGTGGATTGAAGCAAAGAACAGCTCTTGAAATGCGTACTAACTACGCTGAAAAGATGCTTGAACTTGCAATCAAAGGTATGCTTCCAAAGAACTCTCTTGGACGCCAAATGTTTAAAAAGCTTCATGTATATGCTGGCAATGAGCATCCACATCAAGCACAACAACCTGAAGTTTACGAACTTCGCGGATAA
- a CDS encoding energy-coupling factor transporter transmembrane component T family protein has protein sequence MMEKMIFGRYVPGDSVLHRMDPRSKLIIVFLFVIVVFIANNVLTYGILAAYTLIMVGLSRIPLRFLYGGLKPVFLLVLFTFLIHIFMTKEGEIILDLGWLKIYEEGLRQGIFISLRFLLLILMTSLLTLTTTPIEITDGLETLLNPLKKFRFPVHELALMMSISLRFIPTLMQETDKIMKAQTARGVEYNSGPIKERIKAIVPLLIPLFISSFKRAEELAVAMEARGYQGGEGRTKYRQLTWGMVDTSMILFLAAVTVLLIVLRG, from the coding sequence ATGATGGAGAAGATGATTTTTGGCCGTTATGTACCGGGAGATTCAGTCCTTCACCGGATGGATCCGCGCTCGAAGCTGATCATAGTCTTCCTGTTCGTCATCGTCGTATTTATCGCGAACAATGTGCTGACCTATGGTATTTTAGCCGCTTACACGCTTATTATGGTAGGACTCTCCAGGATTCCTCTCAGATTCTTGTATGGCGGGCTTAAACCAGTTTTCCTGCTAGTCCTTTTTACGTTTTTAATTCACATTTTCATGACAAAAGAAGGGGAAATTATTCTCGATTTAGGCTGGCTGAAAATCTACGAGGAAGGTCTGAGGCAAGGGATATTTATTTCATTGCGTTTCCTGCTGCTGATCCTCATGACGTCACTTTTGACACTGACGACCACGCCTATCGAGATTACCGATGGACTTGAGACATTGCTGAATCCCTTGAAGAAATTCAGGTTCCCTGTACACGAGCTTGCCTTGATGATGTCTATTTCCCTCAGATTCATCCCAACGCTCATGCAGGAAACCGATAAAATCATGAAGGCCCAAACAGCACGAGGGGTAGAGTATAACAGCGGTCCCATCAAGGAAAGGATCAAGGCGATCGTACCTTTGTTGATCCCGCTCTTCATCAGCTCGTTTAAACGCGCAGAGGAGCTTGCAGTCGCAATGGAGGCACGAGGCTATCAGGGAGGCGAAGGCCGCACGAAATATCGCCAGCTGACATGGGGTATGGTTGATACCTCTATGATTCTTTTTCTGGCAGCCGTCACGGTTCTATTAATCGTTTTAAGAGGGTAG
- the ligD gene encoding non-homologous end-joining DNA ligase, giving the protein MINLEPIFAMEPVSTETIPDGEEWVAQVKWDGVRILTYADHLGVKLFNRKKNERTMHYPEIRKINDYCTSQSVILDGEVIALDENGLPSFQQVMKRDGLRILERIEMAAESIPIVYMIFDVIYLDGEWINQKPYQYRNEILQQIIKPNAHIQVVPTVTETQGLFHAIKEKGMEGIILKRLDSPYTIGKKRADWLKVKNYRDTIAVIGGFTLRDRTINSILLGLYDAEGNFYYVGHTGIGKMTQGDWRELTKELTEIQVQEHPFTEKPRHHANAIWVWPKKTVKIKFAEWTESGAMRQPSIEGFIQVPPYECLLE; this is encoded by the coding sequence GTGATCAACTTGGAACCTATTTTTGCAATGGAACCGGTCAGCACTGAAACGATTCCGGATGGCGAGGAGTGGGTGGCGCAGGTCAAATGGGATGGAGTCAGAATTCTTACGTATGCTGATCATCTCGGTGTTAAGCTTTTTAACCGCAAAAAAAATGAGAGAACGATGCATTACCCGGAAATCAGAAAGATAAATGACTACTGTACCAGTCAGTCCGTAATTTTAGATGGAGAAGTAATAGCCTTAGATGAAAACGGTCTGCCTTCGTTCCAGCAAGTAATGAAGCGGGATGGTCTGAGAATTTTAGAGCGGATTGAAATGGCTGCAGAATCTATACCGATTGTCTATATGATTTTTGATGTTATCTATCTGGACGGGGAGTGGATTAATCAAAAGCCTTATCAATACAGGAATGAGATACTTCAGCAAATCATTAAGCCGAATGCACATATCCAGGTTGTTCCTACAGTCACAGAGACGCAAGGCTTATTTCATGCGATAAAGGAAAAAGGAATGGAAGGCATCATTTTAAAAAGGTTAGATTCCCCATATACAATAGGGAAGAAACGGGCCGACTGGCTTAAGGTTAAAAATTATCGTGATACGATTGCTGTCATTGGCGGTTTTACTTTGAGAGATCGGACCATAAACTCAATCCTGCTTGGTTTATATGATGCTGAGGGAAATTTTTATTATGTCGGCCATACCGGAATTGGCAAAATGACACAGGGTGACTGGAGGGAGCTTACAAAAGAGCTGACAGAAATCCAGGTACAGGAACATCCCTTTACCGAGAAACCGAGGCACCATGCCAATGCCATCTGGGTATGGCCCAAAAAGACAGTGAAAATTAAATTTGCGGAATGGACCGAGTCAGGAGCGATGAGGCAGCCGAGCATTGAAGGATTTATTCAAGTTCCTCCCTATGAGTGTTTACTTGAATAA
- the ligD gene encoding non-homologous end-joining DNA ligase: MNELLVDGKSIEIVNPDKILWEDEGVTKKDYITYLLEVSPYLIQHTMERLLMIWMYPHGINSMKIEKRSVPEQAPIWVSSKFYKNKKRILLNDRATLIWAANYGALEFHVPFDRYDKPGYPLEIAFDLDPPDTDSFHLVLDVSIRLKQLLDSLGLLSVPRTSGSSGMQIFVPIQPIYTFEETRKINTFIAHYFAEQFPKQITLERTVSKRGNKLYFDYLQLWKGRTMPAVYSARAKPGATVATPLTWDEVEIGITPANFTILNMTKRIQEKGDLFKVITSAKQNQSLEEILRFIKKKEI; the protein is encoded by the coding sequence GTGAATGAGCTATTAGTGGATGGCAAAAGTATTGAAATAGTGAACCCTGATAAAATCCTGTGGGAAGATGAGGGGGTTACAAAAAAGGACTATATAACCTATTTGCTCGAAGTTTCGCCGTATTTGATTCAACATACGATGGAAAGGCTGTTAATGATCTGGATGTATCCGCATGGCATCAATAGCATGAAAATCGAAAAAAGGTCGGTCCCTGAACAGGCGCCCATATGGGTTAGCAGCAAATTTTATAAAAATAAAAAGAGGATATTGCTCAATGACAGGGCTACCCTTATTTGGGCTGCAAACTATGGCGCCCTTGAATTTCACGTGCCATTTGACCGTTATGATAAACCCGGCTATCCTCTCGAAATCGCATTTGACCTTGATCCGCCGGATACGGACAGCTTTCACTTAGTATTGGACGTATCCATCAGACTGAAGCAGCTGCTTGATTCATTAGGTCTTTTATCGGTGCCCAGGACGTCAGGCTCTTCTGGCATGCAAATTTTCGTACCCATCCAGCCGATTTATACTTTCGAAGAAACAAGGAAGATCAATACTTTTATTGCTCATTATTTTGCTGAGCAATTCCCTAAGCAAATTACCCTTGAACGAACCGTTTCAAAAAGGGGAAATAAGCTTTATTTTGATTATTTGCAGCTTTGGAAAGGCCGGACGATGCCTGCAGTGTATTCTGCCAGAGCAAAACCAGGAGCAACAGTCGCCACTCCCCTCACCTGGGACGAGGTAGAAATTGGGATTACGCCAGCCAACTTTACCATATTGAATATGACAAAAAGAATCCAGGAGAAAGGAGACTTGTTCAAAGTCATCACTTCAGCAAAACAAAATCAGTCTCTGGAAGAGATACTAAGGTTTATTAAGAAGAAGGAAATTTAA